One stretch of Streptomyces sp. R21 DNA includes these proteins:
- a CDS encoding LPXTG cell wall anchor domain-containing protein: MSAARRSLLTATAAGTLLGALWFVPSAKASQEEPSQRPSTTSTVTATPTPVPEGSDATEGAGDHTQLADTGSIDTTPYVIGGTLFLGLGAGFVTYSVRRERTAAY; the protein is encoded by the coding sequence GTGTCCGCCGCACGTCGATCGTTGCTGACCGCCACCGCAGCGGGGACCCTCCTGGGAGCCCTGTGGTTCGTTCCGTCCGCCAAGGCGAGCCAGGAAGAGCCAAGTCAGCGGCCCTCCACGACGTCCACCGTCACGGCGACACCGACACCGGTCCCCGAGGGGTCGGACGCCACGGAGGGGGCCGGCGACCACACGCAGCTGGCCGACACGGGAAGCATCGACACGACGCCGTACGTCATCGGCGGCACCCTGTTCCTCGGCCTGGGCGCCGGGTTCGTGACCTACTCGGTACGCCGGGAGCGCACGGCGGCCTACTGA
- a CDS encoding DUF2625 family protein: protein MRDLTELTDVEEPAWPLLAHALSTSPVSHDALPVDSAHGRATLLQLQVTARSWLGAFALNCGGLLLDSGWLRIYGSPDAETPSGMPSLADVNGFPEEFDPAWRPEGGLVIGHDVLGGVFALNGPDPAAVGRPGRPGQVVYFAPDSLRWEDLEVGHGDWLHWLLGGGTEQFYETLRWPGWRAESGALHGTQALSIVPFLWSAEARRDLPGTSRRPAALAEVLSLHRDSAHKLDDVDPGFLGIV from the coding sequence ATGCGAGACCTGACCGAGCTGACCGACGTCGAAGAGCCCGCGTGGCCCCTCCTCGCCCATGCGCTCTCCACGAGCCCCGTCTCCCACGACGCGCTCCCCGTGGACTCCGCGCACGGCCGCGCGACCCTGCTCCAGTTGCAGGTGACCGCCCGCTCCTGGCTCGGCGCGTTCGCCCTCAACTGCGGGGGCCTGCTGCTGGACAGCGGATGGCTGCGGATCTACGGCAGCCCTGACGCCGAGACTCCGTCCGGAATGCCGAGCCTCGCCGATGTGAACGGCTTCCCCGAGGAGTTCGACCCGGCGTGGCGGCCGGAGGGCGGCCTCGTCATCGGCCATGACGTCCTCGGCGGGGTCTTCGCGCTCAACGGGCCCGACCCGGCCGCCGTGGGCCGCCCCGGCCGGCCCGGCCAGGTGGTCTACTTCGCGCCGGACTCGCTGCGCTGGGAGGACCTGGAGGTGGGCCACGGGGACTGGCTCCACTGGCTTCTGGGCGGCGGTACGGAGCAGTTCTACGAGACGCTGCGCTGGCCCGGCTGGCGCGCCGAGTCCGGCGCCCTGCACGGCACCCAGGCCCTCTCGATCGTCCCGTTCCTCTGGTCGGCCGAGGCCCGCCGCGACCTCCCGGGCACCAGCCGCCGCCCGGCCGCCCTGGCCGAGGTCCTCAGCCTGCACAGGGACTCCGCCCACAAACTCGACGACGTGGACCCGGGGTTCCTCGGCATCGTGTGA
- a CDS encoding DEAD/DEAH box helicase, translating into MTRSERPARRRPTNARGSAQPTGSAQSAGRGAGRNTGRSGGGKGPARKAAPPQEFSLPETITPALPAVESFDALDMPAALTKTLAAQGVTEPFPIQGATLPNSLAGRDVLGRGRTGSGKTLAFGLALLARTAGRRAESKAPLALVLVPTRELAQQVDDAITPYATAVNLRVATAVGGMSIGRQAGSLRRGVEVLVATPGRLKDLIERGDCVLNQVAITVLDEADQMADMGFMPQVTALLKQVEPGGQRLLFSATLDKNIDRLVRMFLTDPVVHSVDPSAGAVTTMEHHVLHVADETDKKAVALRIAARDGRVILFVDTKRGADRFTKRLLANGVRASALHGGRSQPQRNRTLDQFKNGQVTALVATNVAARGIHIDDLDLVVNVDPPTDHKDYLHRGGRTARAGESGSVVTLVLPEQKREMSRLMADAGISPRTAMVKSSDTELSRITGAREPSGVPVVIEVPQPVEQPKSSRPRSRPRPAGSGTGSGARRGAGTSAQRGGTGRQGAGGGDATAGRTGRRTAAGTGTNGSGSARRSDGSARRTEAPKAADGGRQGGRGRGRSPQGGGRTERGGQGGGGRRAA; encoded by the coding sequence ATGACTCGATCCGAACGACCCGCCCGTAGGCGGCCTACGAACGCCCGTGGCAGTGCCCAGCCGACCGGTTCCGCGCAGAGCGCCGGACGCGGCGCAGGCCGTAACACCGGCCGCAGCGGCGGCGGCAAGGGCCCGGCCCGCAAGGCCGCCCCGCCGCAGGAGTTCTCGCTCCCCGAGACCATCACGCCCGCGCTGCCCGCCGTCGAGTCCTTCGACGCGCTGGACATGCCGGCGGCCCTGACGAAGACCCTCGCGGCGCAGGGCGTCACCGAGCCCTTCCCGATCCAGGGCGCCACCCTGCCGAACTCCCTCGCCGGGCGCGACGTCCTCGGCCGCGGGCGCACCGGCTCCGGCAAGACCCTCGCCTTCGGCCTCGCCCTGCTCGCGCGCACCGCGGGCCGCCGGGCCGAGTCCAAGGCACCCCTCGCGCTGGTCCTGGTGCCCACGCGCGAGCTCGCACAGCAGGTCGACGACGCGATCACGCCGTACGCGACCGCCGTCAACCTGCGCGTCGCCACCGCCGTCGGCGGCATGTCGATCGGCCGCCAGGCCGGTTCGCTGCGCCGCGGCGTAGAGGTGCTCGTGGCCACGCCGGGCCGTCTGAAGGACCTCATAGAGCGGGGTGACTGCGTCCTGAACCAGGTCGCCATCACCGTCCTCGACGAGGCCGACCAGATGGCCGACATGGGCTTCATGCCGCAGGTCACGGCGCTGCTCAAGCAGGTCGAGCCGGGTGGTCAGCGGCTGCTCTTCTCGGCGACGCTCGACAAGAACATCGACCGTCTGGTGCGGATGTTCCTGACCGACCCCGTGGTGCACTCCGTCGACCCGTCCGCGGGCGCGGTGACCACCATGGAGCACCACGTGCTGCACGTCGCCGACGAGACCGACAAGAAGGCCGTGGCCCTGCGGATCGCCGCCCGCGACGGCCGCGTGATCCTCTTCGTCGACACCAAGCGCGGCGCCGACCGGTTCACCAAGCGGCTGCTCGCCAACGGCGTGCGCGCCTCCGCGCTGCACGGCGGACGCAGCCAGCCGCAGCGCAACCGCACCCTGGACCAGTTCAAGAACGGCCAGGTCACCGCGCTGGTGGCGACCAACGTGGCGGCCCGCGGCATCCACATCGACGACCTCGACCTGGTCGTCAACGTCGATCCGCCCACCGACCACAAGGACTACCTGCACCGCGGCGGACGCACCGCCCGGGCCGGCGAGTCCGGCAGCGTCGTGACACTCGTCCTGCCCGAGCAGAAGCGCGAGATGTCCCGCCTCATGGCGGACGCCGGCATCAGCCCGCGTACGGCGATGGTCAAGTCCAGCGACACGGAGCTGTCCCGCATCACCGGCGCCCGGGAGCCCTCCGGCGTCCCGGTGGTGATCGAGGTGCCGCAGCCCGTCGAGCAGCCGAAGTCGTCGAGGCCCAGGTCGCGCCCGAGGCCAGCCGGTTCCGGCACCGGCTCCGGCGCCCGACGGGGCGCGGGTACGTCGGCGCAGCGCGGCGGCACCGGCCGTCAGGGCGCGGGCGGCGGCGACGCCACCGCGGGCCGCACCGGTCGCCGTACGGCCGCGGGAACGGGCACGAACGGCTCGGGCTCGGCCCGCCGCAGTGACGGCTCGGCTCGCCGTACCGAAGCCCCCAAGGCTGCGGACGGCGGCCGCCAGGGCGGTCGCGGTCGCGGGCGTTCCCCGCAGGGCGGCGGACGCACCGAGCGCGGCGGCCAGGGCGGCGGCGGACGCAGGGCCGCCTAG
- a CDS encoding cold-shock protein — protein sequence MATGTVKWFNAEKGFGFIEQDGGGPDVFAHYSNIASSGFRELLEGQKVSFDVTQGQKGLQAENIIPA from the coding sequence ATGGCTACTGGCACCGTGAAGTGGTTCAACGCGGAAAAGGGCTTCGGCTTCATCGAGCAGGACGGCGGCGGCCCCGACGTCTTCGCCCACTACTCCAACATCGCCAGCTCCGGCTTCCGTGAGCTGCTGGAGGGCCAGAAGGTCTCCTTCGACGTCACGCAGGGCCAGAAGGGCCTGCAGGCGGAGAACATCATCCCCGCCTGA
- the hutH gene encoding histidine ammonia-lyase — MHTVVVGTSGVTASDVLAVARDGARIELSDEAAQALAAAREIVDALAAKPEPVYGVSTGFGALATRHISPELRAQLQRNIVRSHAAGMGPRVEREVVRALMFLRLKTVCSGHTGVRPEVAQTMADILNAGITPVVHEYGSLGCSGDLAPLSHCALTLMGEGDAEGPDGVVRPAGELLAEAGITPVELREKEGLALLNGTDGMLGMLVMALADLDSLYKSADITAALSMEALLGTDKVLAPELHAIRPHPGQGASAANMLAVLKGSQLTGHHQDDAPRVQDAYSVRCAPQVAGAGRDTMAHARLVADRELASAVDNPVVLPDGRVESNGNFHGAPVAYVLDFLAIAAADLGSIAERRTDRLLDKNRSHGLPPFLADDAGVDSGLMIAQYTQAALVSEMKRLAVPASADSIPSSAMQEDHVSMGWSAARKLRTAVDNLTRIIAVELYAATRGIELREGLTPAPASQAVIEAVRAAGVQGPGPDRFLAPDLAAADAFVRAGSLVAAVETVTGPLA, encoded by the coding sequence ATGCACACTGTGGTGGTGGGGACGTCCGGGGTGACCGCGTCCGACGTTCTCGCCGTGGCGCGCGACGGCGCCCGGATCGAACTCTCCGACGAGGCGGCGCAGGCCCTCGCCGCGGCCCGCGAGATCGTGGACGCGCTGGCGGCCAAGCCCGAGCCCGTCTACGGCGTCTCCACCGGCTTCGGCGCCCTCGCGACCCGGCACATCAGCCCGGAGCTGCGCGCCCAGCTGCAGCGCAACATCGTCCGCTCGCACGCCGCCGGCATGGGCCCGCGGGTGGAGCGGGAAGTCGTACGGGCGCTGATGTTCCTGCGGCTCAAGACCGTCTGCTCGGGACACACCGGCGTGCGGCCCGAGGTCGCCCAGACCATGGCCGACATCCTCAACGCGGGTATCACCCCCGTCGTCCACGAGTACGGCTCGCTCGGCTGCTCCGGCGACCTCGCCCCGCTCTCCCACTGCGCGCTGACGCTCATGGGCGAGGGTGACGCCGAGGGCCCCGACGGTGTCGTACGGCCCGCGGGCGAGCTGCTCGCCGAGGCCGGCATCACCCCCGTCGAACTGCGCGAGAAGGAGGGCCTCGCCCTTCTCAACGGCACCGACGGCATGCTCGGCATGCTGGTCATGGCCCTCGCCGACCTCGACTCCCTCTACAAGTCCGCCGACATCACCGCCGCCCTCTCCATGGAGGCGCTGCTCGGCACGGACAAGGTCCTCGCGCCCGAGCTGCACGCCATCCGCCCGCACCCCGGACAGGGCGCCAGCGCCGCCAACATGCTGGCCGTGCTCAAGGGCTCGCAGCTCACCGGGCATCACCAGGACGACGCCCCGCGCGTCCAGGACGCCTACTCCGTGCGCTGCGCCCCGCAGGTCGCGGGCGCCGGGCGCGACACCATGGCCCATGCCCGGCTCGTCGCCGATCGCGAGCTGGCGTCCGCCGTCGACAACCCGGTCGTCCTGCCCGACGGCCGCGTGGAGTCCAACGGCAACTTCCACGGCGCCCCGGTCGCGTACGTCCTCGACTTCCTCGCCATCGCCGCCGCCGACCTCGGCTCGATCGCCGAGCGCCGCACCGACCGGCTGCTCGACAAGAACCGGTCGCACGGGCTGCCGCCGTTCCTCGCCGACGACGCCGGTGTCGACTCGGGCCTGATGATCGCCCAGTACACGCAGGCCGCGCTGGTGAGCGAGATGAAGCGGCTCGCCGTACCGGCGTCCGCCGATTCCATCCCCTCCTCCGCCATGCAGGAGGACCACGTCTCGATGGGCTGGTCGGCGGCGCGCAAGCTGCGCACGGCCGTCGACAACCTGACCCGCATCATCGCGGTCGAGCTGTACGCGGCCACCCGCGGCATCGAACTGCGCGAGGGTCTGACCCCGGCCCCGGCGTCGCAGGCGGTCATCGAGGCGGTCCGCGCGGCCGGCGTCCAGGGCCCCGGCCCGGACCGCTTCCTCGCCCCCGACCTGGCGGCGGCGGACGCGTTCGTGCGCGCCGGCTCGCTCGTCGCCGCGGTGGAGACCGTGACCGGGCCGCTCGCGTAG
- a CDS encoding diguanylate cyclase, protein MGEDGRLRAVVELAQAMAAAHSPRESWRAAAVGARRALGGNFAALSVWERELGRLRVLVNVGERAPDEDEFPDGEAYPVHQFPEITEFLHERWAGGGEPNAWVETAEGPAEGRAGYCHQRVAALRRRGRGCCVVAPIVLHGRAWGELYVARPADDPVFDRADADFATVLASVVAAGLAQTERLEEARRLAFTDALTGLANRRAVDVRLDEAVERHRREGVVVSLVVCDLNGLKRVNDTQGHAVGDRLLERFGSVLSLCGAMLPGALAARLGGDEFCLLAVGPAADEVVRIADELCRRAAELELGDGVACGVASTADPIGPVRTGRRLFRLADAAQYRAKAVRAEKPVVAGREGPDDPVVRLADEPSPEVARERRRFRGRR, encoded by the coding sequence ATGGGTGAGGACGGACGGCTGAGGGCCGTGGTGGAGCTGGCGCAAGCCATGGCGGCGGCGCACAGTCCGCGGGAGTCCTGGCGGGCCGCGGCGGTCGGGGCCCGCCGGGCGCTCGGGGGGAACTTCGCGGCGCTCTCGGTGTGGGAGCGCGAGCTCGGTCGGCTCCGGGTTCTGGTGAACGTCGGTGAACGCGCGCCGGACGAGGACGAGTTCCCGGACGGGGAGGCGTACCCCGTGCACCAGTTCCCGGAGATCACCGAGTTCCTGCACGAGCGCTGGGCCGGTGGCGGGGAGCCCAACGCCTGGGTCGAGACGGCGGAGGGGCCGGCGGAGGGGCGCGCCGGGTACTGCCATCAGCGGGTCGCCGCGCTCCGGCGGCGCGGCCGCGGCTGCTGCGTGGTCGCCCCGATCGTGCTGCACGGCCGGGCCTGGGGCGAGCTGTATGTGGCCCGTCCGGCCGACGACCCCGTCTTCGACCGGGCCGACGCCGACTTCGCGACCGTCCTCGCCTCCGTGGTCGCCGCCGGGCTCGCGCAGACCGAGCGGCTGGAGGAGGCCCGGCGGCTGGCGTTCACCGACGCCCTCACCGGGCTGGCGAACCGCCGGGCGGTCGACGTCCGGCTCGACGAGGCGGTCGAGCGGCATCGGCGGGAGGGGGTCGTCGTCAGCCTTGTCGTATGTGATCTGAACGGGCTCAAACGGGTCAACGACACCCAGGGACATGCGGTGGGCGACCGGCTTCTGGAGCGGTTCGGGTCGGTGCTGTCGCTCTGCGGGGCGATGCTTCCGGGCGCCCTCGCCGCCCGGCTCGGCGGTGACGAGTTCTGTCTGCTCGCGGTGGGACCGGCGGCGGACGAGGTGGTCCGGATCGCCGACGAACTGTGCCGTCGTGCCGCCGAGTTGGAGCTCGGCGACGGTGTGGCGTGCGGGGTCGCCTCGACCGCGGACCCGATCGGGCCGGTCCGCACGGGGCGTCGGCTGTTCCGGCTGGCCGACGCGGCCCAGTACCGGGCGAAGGCCGTCCGCGCCGAGAAGCCCGTGGTCGCCGGGCGGGAGGGCCCCGACGATCCGGTCGTACGGCTCGCCGACGAGCCCTCCCCGGAGGTCGCACGGGAACGCCGTCGCTTCCGGGGGCGACGCTGA
- a CDS encoding enoyl-CoA hydratase/isomerase family protein — translation MAEQGDERRFGEFVAVRRHGYVAELALDRPKAMNAVSTDMARAIAGACEALAADRDVRVVVLTSTHERAFCVGADLKERNSFSDADLVRQRPVARAAYTGVLELPMPTVAAVHGFALGGGFELALSCDLIVADRTAVVGLPEVSVGVIPGGGGTQLLPRRVGAARAAELIFSARRLEAAEARELGLVDELVEAGEDRSEALALATRIAANSPVGLRAAKRALRLGHGLDLRAGLEVEDAAWRSVAFSGDRAEGVAAFNEKRKPEWPGE, via the coding sequence ATGGCGGAGCAAGGGGACGAGCGGCGGTTCGGGGAGTTCGTAGCCGTACGGCGGCACGGATACGTCGCGGAACTCGCCCTCGACCGGCCGAAGGCCATGAACGCCGTGTCCACGGACATGGCGCGCGCCATCGCCGGTGCGTGCGAGGCGCTGGCCGCCGACCGGGACGTGCGGGTGGTCGTGCTGACCTCCACGCACGAGCGGGCCTTCTGTGTCGGAGCCGATCTGAAGGAGCGGAACTCCTTCAGCGATGCCGATCTGGTGCGGCAGCGGCCCGTCGCGCGCGCCGCCTACACCGGCGTACTGGAGCTGCCGATGCCGACCGTCGCCGCCGTGCACGGCTTCGCGCTCGGCGGCGGCTTCGAGTTGGCGCTCTCGTGCGACCTGATCGTGGCCGACCGTACCGCGGTCGTCGGGCTGCCCGAGGTGTCGGTGGGGGTCATTCCCGGCGGAGGCGGTACGCAGTTGCTGCCCCGGCGGGTCGGGGCGGCCCGGGCGGCGGAGCTGATCTTCTCGGCGCGGCGGCTGGAGGCCGCGGAGGCGCGGGAGTTGGGGCTTGTGGACGAGCTGGTGGAGGCCGGGGAGGACCGTTCCGAGGCCCTCGCGCTGGCCACCCGGATCGCCGCGAACTCGCCCGTCGGGCTGCGGGCCGCGAAGCGTGCGCTGCGGCTGGGGCACGGGCTCGATCTCCGTGCGGGCCTGGAGGTCGAGGACGCGGCCTGGCGGTCTGTGGCCTTCTCGGGGGACCGGGCGGAGGGGGTCGCCGCGTTCAACGAGAAGCGGAAGCCGGAGTGGCCCGGGGAGTAG
- a CDS encoding adenylate/guanylate cyclase domain-containing protein gives MDAHDRVDTPGDPDSGEDPLALRLEQLILGAERRYTPFQAARSAGVSMELASRFWRAMGFADIGQAKALTEADVLALRRLAGLVEAGLLSEAMAVQVARSTGQTTARLAEWQIDSFLEGLTEPPEPGMTRTEVTYPLIELLLPELEEFLVYVWRRQLAAATGRVVQAADDEEMVDRRLAVGFADLVGFTRLTRRMEEEELGELVEAFETTAADLVAAHGGRLIKTLGDEVLYAADDAGVAAEIALRLIETMANDETMPELRVGIAFGTVTTRMGDVFGTTVNLASRLTSIAPRDAVLVDGAFAEELVRTGDAPVSEAEAAEAAVAAEKEGEEPPTYRFALQPMWQRPVRGLGVVEPWLLARRGGES, from the coding sequence ATGGACGCACACGACCGCGTGGACACCCCAGGCGACCCGGACTCCGGCGAGGACCCCCTCGCCCTCCGCCTCGAACAGCTCATCCTCGGCGCCGAGCGCCGCTACACCCCCTTCCAGGCCGCCCGCAGCGCGGGCGTCTCGATGGAGCTGGCCTCCCGCTTCTGGCGGGCCATGGGCTTCGCGGACATCGGCCAGGCCAAGGCGCTGACGGAGGCGGACGTACTGGCGCTGCGCCGCCTGGCCGGTCTCGTCGAGGCGGGCCTGCTCAGCGAGGCCATGGCCGTCCAGGTGGCGCGCTCCACGGGCCAGACCACCGCCCGGCTGGCCGAGTGGCAGATCGACTCCTTCCTGGAGGGCCTGACCGAGCCCCCGGAGCCGGGGATGACCCGCACCGAGGTGACGTACCCCCTGATCGAGCTGCTCCTGCCCGAGCTGGAGGAGTTCCTCGTCTACGTCTGGCGCCGCCAGCTCGCCGCAGCGACCGGCCGCGTCGTGCAGGCCGCGGACGACGAGGAGATGGTCGACCGCCGCCTCGCCGTCGGCTTCGCCGACCTGGTCGGCTTCACGCGCCTGACCCGCCGTATGGAGGAGGAGGAGCTCGGCGAACTCGTCGAGGCCTTCGAGACGACGGCCGCGGACCTGGTGGCAGCCCACGGAGGCCGGCTCATCAAGACCCTCGGCGACGAGGTGCTGTACGCCGCCGATGACGCGGGCGTCGCCGCCGAGATCGCCCTGCGCCTGATCGAGACGATGGCGAACGACGAGACGATGCCGGAACTGCGCGTCGGCATCGCCTTCGGCACGGTCACCACCCGGATGGGCGATGTCTTCGGTACGACCGTGAACCTGGCCTCGCGGCTCACCTCGATAGCGCCACGCGACGCCGTCCTCGTGGACGGCGCCTTCGCGGAGGAACTGGTCCGCACCGGCGACGCCCCCGTCTCCGAGGCGGAGGCCGCCGAGGCCGCGGTCGCCGCGGAGAAGGAGGGCGAGGAACCGCCCACCTACCGCTTCGCCCTCCAGCCGATGTGGCAGCGCCCGGTCCGTGGCCTGGGCGTGGTCGAGCCCTGGCTGCTGGCCCGCCGGGGCGGCGAGTCCTGA
- a CDS encoding biotin--[acetyl-CoA-carboxylase] ligase, whose product MTPRDASDANDKPNGNRWSDLDRPPLNGAALRRALVRDGGHGGLWCDVEVVERTGSTNSDLVALAAEGKASEGAVLVAEEQNAGRGRLDRQWTAPARSGLFFSVLLKPAEVPVQRWGWLPLLTGVAVAAGLSRSAGVDTALKWPNDLLVTVNGEERKAGGILAERAGDDAVVVGIGINVTLREDELPVPAAGSLALAGATTTDRDTVLRTVLRSLEEWYGRWREAGGDPAASGLQEAYAAGCATLGRVVRAELPGDRSITGEAVAIDGDGRLVLATEEGVQEPVGAGDIVHLRPAGS is encoded by the coding sequence ATGACGCCGCGAGATGCCTCAGACGCGAACGACAAGCCCAACGGCAACCGGTGGTCCGACCTGGACCGTCCTCCCCTCAATGGTGCCGCTCTGCGCAGGGCGCTGGTGCGGGACGGCGGGCACGGTGGCCTGTGGTGCGACGTCGAGGTGGTGGAGCGCACCGGCTCCACCAACTCCGACCTCGTCGCCCTCGCCGCGGAGGGGAAGGCGTCCGAGGGCGCCGTCCTCGTCGCGGAGGAGCAGAACGCCGGGCGCGGGCGCCTGGACCGCCAGTGGACCGCCCCCGCCCGCTCGGGTCTCTTCTTCTCCGTCCTGTTGAAGCCCGCCGAGGTCCCCGTGCAGCGCTGGGGGTGGCTGCCGCTGCTCACCGGCGTGGCCGTCGCCGCCGGCCTCTCCCGCTCGGCGGGGGTCGACACGGCACTCAAGTGGCCCAATGACCTCCTCGTCACCGTGAACGGCGAGGAACGCAAGGCCGGCGGCATCCTCGCCGAGCGCGCCGGTGACGACGCGGTCGTCGTCGGCATCGGCATCAACGTCACCCTCCGCGAGGACGAGCTGCCCGTCCCCGCCGCCGGATCCCTCGCCCTGGCGGGCGCCACGACCACGGACCGCGACACCGTCCTGCGGACCGTGCTGCGCTCCCTGGAGGAGTGGTACGGCAGGTGGCGCGAGGCCGGGGGCGACCCCGCCGCCAGCGGTCTCCAGGAGGCGTACGCGGCGGGGTGCGCCACCCTCGGCCGCGTGGTGCGGGCCGAGCTGCCCGGGGACCGGTCGATCACCGGCGAGGCCGTCGCGATCGACGGCGACGGCCGCCTGGTCCTCGCCACGGAGGAGGGGGTGCAGGAGCCGGTGGGGGCGGGGGACATCGTGCATCTGCGGCCTGCGGGTAGTTAG
- a CDS encoding acyl-CoA carboxylase subunit beta, producing MSEPEDPQQIDIHTTAGKLADLQRRIQEATHAGSERAVEKQHAKGKLTARERIELLLDEESFVELDEFAQHRSTDFGMENNRPYGDGVVTGYGTVDGRPVAVFSQDFTVFGGALGEVFGQKIMKVMDFALKTGCPVIGINDSGGARIQEGVSALGMYGEIFRRNTHASGVIPQISLVVGPCAGGAVYSPAITDFTVMVDQTSHMFITGPDVIKTVTGEDVGFEELGGARTHNAVSGVAHHMAGDEKDAIEYVKQLLSYLPSNNLSEPPVFPEEADLALTDEDRELDTIVPDSANQPYDMHTVIEHVLDDAEFFETQPLFAPNILTGFGRVEGRPVGIVANQPMQFAGCLDIDASEKAARFVRTCDAFNVPVLTFVDVPGFLPGVDQEHTGIIRRGAKLIYAYAEATVPLITVITRKAFGGAYDVMGSKHLGADLNLAWPTAQIAVMGAQGAVNILHRRTIAATAPEDQEATRARLIQEYEDTLLNPYTAAERGYIDGVIMPSDTRAHVVRGLRQLRTKRESLPPKKHGNIPL from the coding sequence ATGTCCGAGCCGGAAGACCCGCAGCAGATCGACATCCACACCACCGCGGGGAAGCTCGCGGATTTGCAGCGTCGCATCCAGGAGGCGACGCATGCCGGCTCGGAACGCGCTGTGGAAAAGCAGCACGCCAAGGGCAAGTTGACGGCCCGTGAGCGGATCGAGCTGCTGCTCGACGAGGAATCGTTCGTCGAGCTGGACGAGTTCGCACAGCACCGTTCGACCGACTTCGGCATGGAGAACAACCGCCCGTACGGGGACGGGGTCGTCACCGGGTACGGAACGGTGGACGGCCGCCCCGTCGCCGTCTTCTCCCAGGACTTCACCGTCTTCGGCGGCGCCCTGGGCGAGGTCTTCGGCCAGAAGATCATGAAGGTGATGGACTTCGCCCTGAAGACGGGCTGTCCGGTCATCGGCATCAACGACTCCGGCGGCGCCCGCATCCAGGAGGGTGTGAGCGCGCTCGGCATGTACGGCGAGATCTTCCGCCGCAACACCCACGCGAGCGGTGTCATCCCGCAGATCTCGCTGGTCGTCGGCCCGTGTGCCGGTGGCGCGGTGTACTCCCCCGCCATCACCGACTTCACGGTCATGGTCGACCAGACCTCGCACATGTTCATCACCGGCCCGGACGTCATCAAGACGGTCACCGGAGAGGACGTCGGCTTCGAGGAACTGGGCGGCGCCCGCACGCACAACGCGGTCTCCGGCGTGGCCCACCACATGGCGGGTGACGAGAAGGACGCCATCGAGTACGTCAAGCAGCTGCTGTCGTACCTGCCGTCCAACAACCTCTCCGAGCCCCCGGTCTTCCCGGAGGAGGCGGACCTCGCCCTCACCGACGAGGACCGCGAGCTGGACACGATCGTGCCGGACAGCGCGAACCAGCCGTACGACATGCACACGGTGATCGAACACGTCCTGGACGACGCCGAGTTCTTCGAGACGCAGCCGCTGTTCGCGCCGAACATCCTCACCGGCTTCGGCCGGGTCGAGGGCCGCCCGGTGGGCATCGTCGCCAACCAGCCGATGCAGTTCGCGGGCTGCCTCGACATCGACGCGAGCGAGAAGGCCGCGCGTTTCGTGCGCACCTGCGACGCCTTCAACGTGCCCGTGCTGACCTTCGTGGACGTGCCCGGGTTCCTGCCCGGCGTCGACCAGGAGCACACCGGCATCATCCGCCGCGGCGCCAAGCTGATCTACGCCTACGCCGAGGCCACCGTCCCGCTGATCACGGTCATCACCCGCAAGGCCTTCGGCGGCGCCTACGACGTCATGGGCTCCAAGCACCTGGGCGCCGACCTCAACCTCGCCTGGCCGACCGCCCAGATCGCCGTCATGGGCGCACAGGGCGCGGTCAACATCCTGCACCGGCGCACCATCGCCGCCACCGCTCCCGAGGACCAGGAGGCCACCCGGGCCCGGCTGATCCAGGAGTACGAGGACACGCTGCTCAACCCGTACACGGCGGCCGAGCGCGGCTACATCGACGGCGTGATCATGCCGTCCGACACCCGCGCCCACGTCGTCCGCGGACTGCGTCAGCTGCGCACCAAGCGGGAATCACTGCCCCCGAAGAAGCACGGCAACATCCCCCTCTAA
- a CDS encoding acyl-CoA carboxylase epsilon subunit, which produces MTIKVVRGNPTPEELAAALAVVRARAAAASGTPSGAPREPDAWANPARLALSRLPAPGPAAWGRTYWPS; this is translated from the coding sequence GTGACGATCAAGGTCGTACGGGGCAATCCGACCCCGGAGGAGCTGGCCGCCGCACTGGCGGTGGTCCGGGCACGCGCCGCGGCGGCATCCGGCACGCCGTCCGGCGCGCCCCGCGAGCCGGACGCCTGGGCGAACCCGGCACGGCTGGCCCTGAGCCGGCTGCCCGCACCGGGCCCCGCCGCCTGGGGCCGCACGTACTGGCCCAGCTAG